A window of Enoplosus armatus isolate fEnoArm2 chromosome 3, fEnoArm2.hap1, whole genome shotgun sequence contains these coding sequences:
- the LOC139282344 gene encoding metalloproteinase inhibitor 4-like: MAMSQERSACLGLWVLLLLGAGMEEVVEGCSCHPAHPQQLFCSAEIVIRAKISGEKIVSPSNSSSPYMKMIQYEIKMIKMFKGFDKAKDIQYVYTPVFSSLCGVKLDSNNKAGYLLSGSMWSDGRISIGLCDLVESWDNLSLSQKKNLNYRYQMGCECRINTCYTVPCASTGENECLWTDWLLDNSLNGEQARQYACIRRSDTTCSWYRGGPPPEKDFLDMSDP, translated from the exons ATGGCCATGTCCCAGGAGCGGAGTGCGTGTCTGGGGCTCTGGGTGCTCCTTTTGCTTGGTGCAGGCATGGAGGAAGTTGTGGAGGGATGTAGCTGCCACCCAGCACACCCACAGCAGCTATTCTGCAGCGCTGAGATCG TGATAAGGGCAAAAATCTCTGGAGAGAAGATTGTGTCGCCTAGCAACAGTTCCTCACCTTACATGAAGATGATTCAGTATGAAATCAAAATGATCAAG ATGTTCAAAGGTTTTGACAAGGCCAAGGATATCCAGTATGTGTACACTCCAGTCTTCTCCTCACTGTGTGGAGTCAAACTGGACTCCaacaataaagcagggtatCTGCTCTCAG GAAGTATGTGGAGTGATGGGAGAATTTCTATTGGCCTATGTGACCTGGTAGAGTCCTGGGACAACTTATCACTGTCACAAAAGAAGAATCTCAACTATAGATACCAGATGGGCTGTGAATGCAGA atCAACACCTGTTACACAGTGCCGTGTGCGTCTACAGGAGAAAACGAGTGCCTGTGGACTGACTGGCTGCTGGATAACAGTCTAAATGGGGAGCAGGCTCGGCAGTACGCCTGTATCCGCCGCTCTGACACGACCTGTAGCTGGTACCGGGGTGGCCCTCCACCTGAGAAAGACTTCCTGGACATGAGTGACCCTTGA